A region of Modestobacter marinus DNA encodes the following proteins:
- a CDS encoding diguanylate cyclase domain-containing protein has translation MTATAAPVSTIDDVLASGSVHSLYQPIVELDSGRVVAYEALARGPQGPLHTPDALFAAARAAGRLAELDALCRSAALRGAVAAELGPPLTVFVNVEPQVLESAPLEELLAIATTAPAGLRVVVEITERALATRPADLLRAVERVREVGWGIALDDVGAESMSLAFMPLLRPDVVKLDLRLVQQRPGPAVAEIMNAVNGYAERTGALILAEGIEDEDHLAMACALGASLGQGWHFGRPAATASPGRTVGRLDLPSADTAVVDTEDSPFSCLPEGTQLRTAPKALLIELSKHLERQAMRLGETCVVAATFQEARHFTPATSLRYRDLVARTGFVAALGEDLPIEPVPGVRGAHLAADDPVRGEWDVVVLSPHFSAALLARDLGDGGPDQQRRYEYALTYDRRTVERAGVALVARVAAQPAPELPDADGTGAQAQPGTVAVRDGGTVEEVLLHRALAATTSGVAIADMTAPDQPLVYVNAAFEQLAGLSAAQVLGRNCRFLQGADTDPGTVDRMRLAIREGAEFRATLLNHRGAEREPWWNEIHLAPVLDATGAVVQYIGVQTDVTARVTAERELLQERDRTRQHLARIEELAYTDPLTALPNRRRFEERMESALWQARLDGTAVALLFLDLDGFKAVNDALGHAAGDELLQVVADRMRHRLRRGDLLARLGGDEFLVGLVGLDPATAAQESARVAAQLQAALTEPVVLCDKTVQVRASVGISVHPEDGAEFGPLLHLADARMYAGKHPLVP, from the coding sequence GTGACCGCAACCGCAGCTCCCGTCTCCACGATCGACGACGTGCTCGCCTCCGGCAGTGTGCACAGCCTGTACCAGCCCATCGTGGAGCTGGATTCCGGCCGCGTCGTCGCCTACGAGGCCCTCGCCCGGGGCCCCCAGGGGCCCCTGCACACCCCCGACGCCCTCTTCGCCGCCGCCCGCGCGGCCGGCCGGCTCGCCGAACTGGACGCGCTGTGCCGGTCCGCCGCGCTGCGCGGGGCGGTCGCCGCCGAGCTGGGCCCGCCGCTGACGGTGTTCGTCAACGTCGAGCCGCAGGTGCTGGAGTCGGCGCCGCTGGAGGAGCTCCTCGCGATCGCCACCACGGCCCCGGCCGGGCTGCGGGTGGTCGTGGAGATCACCGAGCGGGCGCTGGCCACCCGGCCGGCGGACCTGCTGCGGGCCGTGGAGCGGGTCCGGGAGGTGGGCTGGGGCATCGCCCTGGACGACGTCGGGGCGGAGTCGATGTCGCTGGCCTTCATGCCGCTGCTGCGACCCGACGTGGTGAAGCTGGACCTGCGCCTGGTGCAGCAGCGCCCCGGCCCGGCGGTCGCCGAGATCATGAACGCGGTCAACGGCTACGCCGAGCGCACCGGTGCGCTCATCCTCGCCGAGGGGATCGAGGACGAGGACCACCTGGCCATGGCGTGCGCCCTCGGGGCGAGCCTCGGCCAGGGCTGGCACTTCGGCCGGCCGGCGGCGACGGCGAGCCCGGGCCGGACCGTCGGACGGCTGGACCTGCCGTCGGCGGACACCGCCGTCGTCGACACCGAGGACTCCCCGTTCAGCTGCCTGCCCGAGGGCACCCAGCTGCGGACGGCGCCCAAGGCCCTGCTCATCGAGCTCAGCAAGCACCTGGAGCGCCAGGCGATGCGGCTCGGCGAGACCTGCGTGGTCGCCGCCACCTTCCAGGAGGCGCGGCACTTCACCCCGGCCACGTCGCTGCGCTACCGGGACCTGGTCGCCCGCACCGGCTTCGTCGCCGCGCTGGGCGAGGACCTCCCCATCGAGCCGGTGCCCGGCGTGCGCGGCGCGCACCTGGCGGCCGACGACCCGGTGCGCGGCGAGTGGGACGTCGTCGTGCTCAGCCCGCACTTCAGCGCGGCACTGCTCGCCCGGGACCTGGGCGACGGTGGTCCGGACCAGCAGCGGCGCTACGAGTACGCGCTGACCTACGACCGGCGCACGGTCGAGCGGGCCGGGGTGGCCCTGGTCGCCCGGGTGGCCGCCCAGCCGGCCCCGGAGCTGCCCGACGCCGACGGGACCGGGGCCCAGGCCCAGCCCGGCACCGTGGCGGTGCGGGACGGCGGCACCGTGGAGGAGGTGCTGCTGCACCGTGCCCTGGCCGCGACGACCAGCGGGGTGGCGATCGCCGACATGACGGCGCCGGACCAGCCGCTGGTCTACGTCAACGCCGCCTTCGAGCAGCTCGCCGGCCTCTCCGCCGCGCAGGTGCTCGGCCGCAACTGCCGCTTCCTGCAGGGGGCGGACACCGACCCGGGCACGGTGGACCGGATGCGCCTGGCGATCCGGGAGGGCGCGGAGTTCCGGGCCACCCTGCTCAACCACCGCGGGGCCGAGCGCGAGCCCTGGTGGAACGAGATCCACCTGGCGCCGGTGCTCGATGCCACCGGCGCCGTCGTCCAGTACATCGGCGTGCAGACCGACGTCACCGCCCGGGTGACCGCGGAGCGTGAGCTGCTGCAGGAACGCGACCGCACCCGCCAGCACCTGGCCCGGATCGAGGAGCTGGCCTACACCGACCCGCTCACCGCGCTGCCCAACCGGCGCCGCTTCGAGGAGCGGATGGAGTCCGCGCTGTGGCAGGCCCGGCTCGACGGGACGGCGGTCGCGCTGCTCTTCCTCGACCTCGACGGCTTCAAGGCGGTCAACGACGCACTGGGCCACGCCGCCGGCGACGAGCTGCTGCAGGTCGTCGCCGACCGGATGCGGCACCGGCTGCGCCGCGGTGACCTGCTCGCCCGGCTCGGGGGCGACGAGTTCCTGGTCGGGCTGGTCGGCCTGGACCCCGCGACCGCCGCACAGGAGTCGGCCCGGGTCGCCGCGCAGCTGCAGGCCGCGCTGACCGAGCCGGTGGTGCTCTGCGACAAGACGGTCCAGGTACGGGCGAGCGTGGGGATCAGCGTGCACCCGGAGGACGGCGCCGAGTTCGGGCCGCTGCTGCACCTGGCCGACGCCCGGATGTACGCCGGCAAGCACCCGCTCGTCCCCTAG
- a CDS encoding TrmH family RNA methyltransferase — translation MPDVLTERSTRVAGARKLTRRSGRDDAGAFLAEGRQAVSEALAQAQADPGAVLELFVTEAAGETHRDLLATARVPVHVATDRAVASLSETVTPQGLVAVCALRDVPARTLVTDPPRLAVALAELNDPGNAGTVLRTADACGARTVVFGAGSADPYGGKVVRSSAGSLFHVDVVRGTSLAELVPQVQAAGTTVLAADGGGEVALDAAGHEGLLSGPVLWLFGNEARGLDPALAALADARVRIPMRGRAESLNLSVAASICLYATQLAQ, via the coding sequence GTGCCCGACGTGCTGACCGAGCGCTCGACGCGGGTCGCCGGCGCCCGCAAGCTCACCCGGCGCAGCGGCCGGGACGACGCCGGGGCCTTCCTCGCCGAGGGGCGGCAGGCGGTCAGCGAGGCGCTGGCGCAGGCGCAGGCCGACCCGGGCGCCGTCCTCGAGCTGTTCGTCACCGAGGCCGCGGGGGAGACCCACCGCGACCTGCTGGCCACCGCGCGGGTGCCGGTGCACGTGGCCACCGACCGGGCGGTCGCCTCGCTGTCGGAGACGGTGACGCCGCAGGGGCTGGTCGCCGTCTGTGCCCTGCGTGACGTGCCGGCCCGGACGCTGGTGACCGACCCGCCGCGGCTGGCGGTCGCCCTGGCCGAGCTCAACGACCCCGGGAACGCCGGGACGGTGCTGCGCACCGCCGATGCCTGCGGTGCCCGCACCGTGGTCTTCGGCGCCGGCTCCGCCGACCCCTACGGCGGCAAGGTGGTGCGCAGCAGCGCCGGCAGCCTGTTCCACGTCGACGTCGTGCGCGGCACGTCGCTGGCGGAGCTGGTGCCGCAGGTGCAGGCCGCCGGCACGACCGTGCTGGCCGCCGACGGCGGGGGAGAGGTGGCGCTGGACGCCGCCGGGCACGAGGGGCTGCTCAGCGGCCCGGTGCTGTGGCTGTTCGGCAACGAGGCCCGCGGGCTGGACCCGGCGCTGGCCGCGCTCGCCGACGCGCGGGTGCGCATCCCGATGCGCGGCCGGGCGGAGAGCCTCAACCTGTCGGTGGCCGCCTCGATCTGCCTCTACGCCACCCAGCTCGCCCAGTAG
- the rplT gene encoding 50S ribosomal protein L20 → MARVKRAVNAQKKRRTTLEAASGYRGQRSRLYRKAKEQILHSATYNYRDRKVRKGDFRKLWITRINAAARQNDMTYNRFMQGLKLAGIELDRRVLAELAVNEPATFATLVESARAALAANPEATGAQAA, encoded by the coding sequence GTGGCACGCGTGAAGCGGGCGGTCAACGCCCAGAAGAAGCGCCGCACGACCCTCGAGGCAGCCAGCGGTTACCGCGGCCAGCGCTCGCGGCTGTACCGCAAGGCCAAGGAGCAGATCCTCCACTCGGCCACCTACAACTACCGCGACCGCAAGGTCCGCAAGGGTGACTTCCGCAAGCTGTGGATCACCCGGATCAACGCCGCGGCCCGGCAGAACGACATGACCTACAACCGGTTCATGCAGGGCCTCAAGCTCGCCGGGATCGAGCTGGACCGCCGCGTCCTGGCCGAGCTCGCCGTGAACGAGCCCGCCACCTTCGCCACGCTGGTGGAGTCCGCCCGGGCCGCGCTCGCCGCGAACCCCGAGGCGACCGGCGCCCAGGCCGCCTGA
- the rpmI gene encoding 50S ribosomal protein L35 encodes MPKNKTHKGAAKRIRVTGTGKLVAEHTNNQHKFEHKSSSRKRRISGTEVLSPADNSRMKKLLGL; translated from the coding sequence ATGCCGAAGAACAAGACCCACAAGGGCGCGGCCAAGCGCATCCGCGTCACGGGCACCGGGAAGCTGGTGGCGGAGCACACGAACAACCAGCACAAGTTCGAGCACAAGTCCTCGAGCCGGAAGCGCCGTATCAGCGGCACCGAGGTGCTCTCCCCGGCCGACAACAGCCGGATGAAGAAGCTCCTCGGTCTCTGA
- the infC gene encoding translation initiation factor IF-3, protein MSSSSRGLPASVPGTGATPPRSSRGEAITEPRINDRIRVPEVRLVGPEGEQVGIVPIGEALRLAQDSELDLVEVAPMARPPVVKLMDYGKFKYEAAQKAREARRNQALTVIKEMRLRLKIDPHDYETKKGHVERFLRGGDKVKITVMFRGREQSRPEMGYKLLQRLAGDVSELGVVESNPKQDGRNMVMVIAPHRNQAATDDARRSAKAEKQAASGEQAPPA, encoded by the coding sequence GTGAGCAGCAGCTCGCGGGGCCTTCCTGCGTCGGTGCCCGGGACGGGTGCGACTCCTCCCCGCAGCAGCAGAGGAGAGGCCATCACCGAGCCCCGCATCAACGACCGTATCCGCGTCCCCGAGGTCCGCCTGGTCGGACCGGAGGGCGAGCAGGTCGGCATCGTGCCGATCGGCGAGGCGCTGCGCCTGGCCCAGGACTCCGAGCTCGACCTCGTCGAGGTCGCGCCCATGGCCCGGCCGCCCGTCGTCAAGCTCATGGACTACGGGAAGTTCAAGTACGAAGCCGCGCAGAAGGCCCGTGAGGCCCGGCGGAACCAGGCGCTCACGGTCATCAAGGAGATGCGGCTGCGTCTCAAGATCGACCCGCACGACTACGAGACCAAGAAGGGCCACGTCGAGCGCTTCCTCCGGGGCGGCGACAAGGTCAAGATCACCGTGATGTTCCGCGGTCGCGAGCAGTCCCGCCCGGAGATGGGCTACAAGCTGCTGCAGCGACTGGCCGGCGACGTCTCCGAGCTCGGGGTGGTGGAGTCCAACCCCAAGCAGGACGGCCGGAACATGGTCATGGTGATCGCGCCGCACCGGAACCAGGCGGCGACCGACGACGCGCGGCGCTCCGCGAAGGCCGAGAAGCAGGCGGCATCCGGGGAGCAGGCACCCCCGGCCTGA
- a CDS encoding PH domain-containing protein, with amino-acid sequence MPADPTPRPVSAVPRRLRIITALMAAGLVLVMSIVALLLKESTTGVVSFHTSDQVAMVGLGLAMGAGVLLLGRSRVDADDSGVRIRNVVINHEVPWSAVRAVRFDQHSPWASLLLSNDDEVAIGAVQAADGERALAAVRGLRALLADHQARNPVPHEELLYPRE; translated from the coding sequence GTGCCCGCCGACCCCACGCCCCGCCCGGTCTCCGCCGTCCCACGCCGGCTGCGGATCATCACCGCGCTGATGGCCGCCGGCCTGGTGCTGGTGATGAGCATCGTCGCCCTGCTGCTGAAGGAGTCGACCACCGGCGTGGTCTCCTTCCACACCTCCGACCAGGTCGCCATGGTGGGGCTCGGGCTGGCCATGGGCGCCGGCGTGCTGCTGCTGGGTCGGTCCCGGGTGGACGCCGACGACTCCGGGGTGCGGATCCGCAACGTCGTGATCAACCACGAGGTGCCGTGGTCGGCGGTGCGCGCGGTGCGGTTCGACCAGCACTCGCCGTGGGCCAGCCTGCTGCTGAGCAACGACGACGAGGTGGCCATCGGCGCCGTCCAGGCAGCGGACGGGGAGCGCGCGCTGGCCGCCGTCCGTGGCCTGCGGGCGCTGCTCGCCGACCACCAGGCACGCAACCCCGTGCCGCACGAGGAGCTGCTGTACCCCCGGGAATGA
- a CDS encoding uroporphyrinogen-III synthase, with translation MTDSQLDHPVASPAGDASVPDLLPLAGYTVAVTAARRSEELGALLDRRGARVLYAPAIRIVPLSDDADLVAATQEVLAEPVDLVVATTGVGFRGWLEAAEAWDLPLREHLATARVLARGPKARGAIRGAGLVDAWSPESESSAEVLSHLLSGAEGPLPGRRIAVQLHGDPLPELVAGLVRAGAEVVKVPVYRWVLPEDTAPLRRLVAVIAARAVDAVTFTSAPAAASLLQVAEEEGVYAGVLGALTDAVLPVAVGPVTAGPLEAAGIRTVQPERARLGALARSVVAELPARHPVLHSGPHTLQVRGHAVVLDGRLVELAPGPMAVLRALARRPGVVVSRADLLGELSGGGDAHAVEMAVTRLRAALGAPVVQTVVKRGYRLAV, from the coding sequence GTGACCGACAGCCAGCTCGACCACCCGGTGGCCAGCCCTGCCGGAGACGCCTCGGTGCCGGACCTGTTGCCGCTGGCCGGCTACACGGTCGCGGTCACCGCCGCCCGCCGCAGCGAGGAGCTGGGCGCGCTGCTGGACCGCCGGGGCGCCCGGGTGCTCTACGCCCCGGCGATCCGGATCGTGCCGCTGTCCGACGACGCCGACCTGGTCGCCGCCACCCAGGAGGTGCTGGCCGAACCGGTCGACCTGGTGGTGGCCACCACCGGGGTCGGGTTCCGCGGCTGGCTGGAGGCCGCCGAGGCCTGGGACCTGCCGCTGCGCGAGCACCTGGCCACCGCCCGGGTGCTGGCCCGTGGACCGAAGGCCCGCGGCGCGATCCGCGGGGCCGGCCTGGTCGACGCGTGGTCACCGGAGTCGGAGAGCTCCGCGGAGGTCCTCTCGCACCTGCTGTCCGGTGCCGAGGGCCCGCTGCCCGGCCGCCGCATCGCGGTGCAGCTGCACGGTGACCCGCTGCCCGAGCTGGTGGCGGGGCTCGTGCGGGCCGGCGCCGAGGTGGTCAAGGTGCCGGTCTACCGGTGGGTGCTGCCCGAGGACACCGCTCCCCTGCGCCGCCTGGTGGCGGTGATCGCCGCCCGCGCCGTCGACGCGGTCACCTTCACCAGCGCCCCGGCCGCGGCCAGCCTGCTGCAGGTGGCCGAGGAGGAGGGCGTGTACGCCGGCGTCCTCGGTGCCCTGACCGACGCGGTGCTGCCGGTCGCCGTCGGCCCGGTCACCGCCGGCCCGCTCGAGGCGGCCGGCATCCGCACCGTCCAGCCCGAACGGGCCCGGCTCGGTGCGCTGGCCCGCTCGGTCGTCGCCGAGCTGCCGGCCCGGCACCCGGTGCTGCACTCCGGCCCGCACACCCTGCAGGTGCGCGGACACGCCGTCGTCCTGGACGGCCGGCTCGTGGAGCTGGCGCCGGGACCGATGGCGGTCCTGCGCGCGCTGGCCCGCCGTCCCGGCGTCGTCGTCTCCCGCGCCGACCTGCTGGGCGAGCTCTCCGGGGGCGGCGACGCGCACGCCGTGGAGATGGCCGTGACCCGGCTGCGCGCCGCCCTGGGCGCGCCTGTCGTGCAGACCGTCGTCAAGCGCGGCTACCGCCTCGCCGTCTGA
- the cynS gene encoding cyanase, translating to MTPVLPKSDAAALVVAARIRRGLTWARLAEEIGAPVVWTTAALLGQHPMTAEQARCACRLLGLDESVEESLRLQPARGADPAMLADPTVYRFHEALSVYGPALKELIHEEFGDGIMSAINFRVDVARRPDPDGDRVVVTFDGKFLDYRW from the coding sequence ATGACGCCCGTCCTCCCGAAGTCCGACGCCGCCGCTCTGGTGGTCGCCGCCCGGATCAGGCGGGGCCTGACCTGGGCCCGGCTCGCCGAGGAGATCGGTGCACCGGTCGTCTGGACCACCGCCGCCCTGCTGGGCCAGCACCCGATGACCGCGGAGCAGGCCCGGTGCGCCTGCCGGCTGCTGGGCCTGGACGAGAGCGTCGAGGAGAGCCTGCGCCTGCAGCCCGCCCGGGGCGCCGACCCGGCGATGCTGGCCGACCCGACGGTCTACCGGTTCCACGAGGCGCTGTCGGTCTACGGGCCGGCGCTCAAGGAGCTGATCCACGAGGAGTTCGGCGACGGGATCATGAGCGCGATCAACTTCCGCGTCGACGTCGCCCGCCGGCCCGACCCGGACGGCGACCGGGTCGTCGTCACCTTCGACGGGAAGTTCCTGGACTACCGGTGGTGA
- a CDS encoding formate/nitrite transporter family protein: protein MSYVSPKDFTTKMIDAGEAKVFMATRDTLIRAFMAGAILALAAAFAVTVTVQTGQPIVGALLFPVGFCLLYLLGFDLLTGVFTLVPLALFDKRPGVTVRGMLRNWGLVFTGNFLGAFTVAVMMAVIFTYGFAMPPNEVGQAIGTIGEGRTVGYAEYGAAGMLTLFLRGVLCNWMVSTGVVAAMMSTSVSGKVIAMWMPILLFFYMGFEHSIVNMFLFPSGLLLGGDFSLGDYLVWNEIPTVIGNLVGGLTFVGLTLYATHARTGAARRPVLPVSDLPRDAAVPADTTPVGAR, encoded by the coding sequence ATGTCCTACGTGAGCCCCAAGGACTTCACGACCAAGATGATCGACGCCGGTGAGGCGAAGGTCTTCATGGCCACCCGCGACACGTTGATCCGCGCGTTCATGGCCGGGGCGATCCTGGCGCTGGCCGCGGCCTTCGCCGTCACCGTGACCGTGCAGACCGGGCAGCCCATCGTCGGGGCGCTGCTCTTCCCGGTCGGCTTCTGCCTGCTCTACCTGCTCGGCTTCGACCTGCTGACCGGGGTGTTCACCCTGGTGCCGCTCGCGCTGTTCGACAAGCGGCCCGGCGTGACCGTGCGCGGCATGCTGCGCAACTGGGGGCTGGTCTTCACCGGCAACTTCCTCGGCGCGTTCACGGTCGCGGTGATGATGGCGGTGATCTTCACCTACGGCTTCGCGATGCCCCCGAACGAGGTCGGGCAGGCGATCGGCACGATCGGTGAGGGCCGGACGGTCGGGTACGCCGAGTACGGCGCCGCGGGGATGCTGACGCTGTTCCTGCGCGGCGTGCTGTGCAACTGGATGGTCTCCACCGGCGTGGTCGCGGCGATGATGTCGACGTCGGTGTCGGGCAAGGTCATCGCGATGTGGATGCCGATCCTGCTGTTCTTCTACATGGGCTTCGAGCACTCGATCGTCAACATGTTCCTGTTCCCCTCCGGCCTGCTGCTGGGCGGCGACTTCTCGCTGGGCGACTACCTGGTCTGGAACGAGATCCCGACCGTCATCGGCAACCTGGTCGGGGGCCTGACCTTCGTCGGGCTCACCCTCTACGCCACGCACGCCCGCACCGGCGCCGCTCGCCGGCCGGTCCTGCCGGTCAGCGATCTCCCCCGGGACGCCGCCGTCCCGGCCGACACCACGCCCGTCGGGGCCCGCTGA
- a CDS encoding MFS transporter: MTETQLHRPGAPAAAPPAGASPAPRGGRWIDEYTPEDPAFWASPQGKPVARRNLVWSVLAENIGFSVWQMFSVATAVLASIGYGFTSDQLFWLVATAGLVGAIMRVPYTFMPALLGGRNWTVVSAALLLVPVTMLVIAATTGQPYWFWVLTAITCGFGGGNFASSMANISFFYPDKEKGFALGLNAAGGNIGVAIIQLVGPLAVTAGTIAVIGGATGTTEGGDARYVQNVALIWVPFIVLAVVGAWFGMNNLSGAKANIADQAAIARRKQTWIMSFLYIGAFGSFIGFSGAFPLVLANEFAADTYRYAFLGPLVGSLSRPFGGWLADRVGGAKVTIVTFIGQAVAIGAAIAALGAGSFGGFLASFLVLFAVVGMTNGSTYRMIPIIYRAEAAAAHSADTPAQVLYRARRDTAAAVGIISAVGALGAVFIPRIVSESYLATGSVVTALGAFCGFYIACVAVTWAVYLRRGTLMQQAGV, encoded by the coding sequence ATGACAGAGACCCAGCTCCACCGTCCGGGCGCCCCCGCCGCCGCACCCCCCGCCGGGGCGTCCCCGGCGCCCCGGGGCGGCCGGTGGATCGACGAGTACACACCGGAGGACCCGGCGTTCTGGGCCTCCCCGCAGGGCAAGCCCGTCGCCCGCCGGAACCTGGTGTGGTCGGTGCTCGCGGAGAACATCGGGTTCAGCGTCTGGCAGATGTTCAGCGTCGCCACCGCCGTGCTCGCCTCGATCGGCTACGGCTTCACCAGCGACCAGCTGTTCTGGCTGGTGGCCACCGCAGGTCTGGTCGGCGCGATCATGCGGGTGCCCTACACCTTCATGCCGGCGCTGCTCGGCGGCCGGAACTGGACGGTCGTCAGCGCGGCCCTGCTGCTGGTGCCGGTGACCATGCTCGTCATCGCCGCGACCACCGGCCAGCCGTACTGGTTCTGGGTGCTGACCGCGATCACCTGCGGCTTCGGGGGCGGCAACTTCGCCTCCTCGATGGCCAACATCTCCTTCTTCTACCCGGACAAGGAGAAGGGCTTCGCCCTCGGCCTCAACGCCGCCGGCGGCAACATCGGCGTGGCGATCATCCAGCTCGTCGGCCCGCTCGCCGTCACCGCCGGCACCATCGCGGTGATCGGCGGGGCCACCGGGACGACGGAAGGCGGCGACGCCCGGTACGTGCAGAACGTGGCCCTGATCTGGGTCCCGTTCATCGTGCTCGCCGTCGTCGGCGCCTGGTTCGGGATGAACAACCTGTCCGGGGCGAAGGCCAACATCGCCGACCAGGCCGCGATCGCCCGGCGCAAGCAGACCTGGATCATGTCCTTCCTCTACATCGGCGCGTTCGGCTCGTTCATCGGGTTCTCCGGGGCGTTCCCGCTGGTGCTGGCCAACGAGTTCGCCGCCGACACCTACCGCTACGCCTTCCTCGGGCCCCTGGTCGGCTCCCTGTCCCGGCCCTTCGGCGGGTGGCTCGCCGACCGGGTGGGCGGCGCGAAGGTCACGATCGTCACCTTCATCGGCCAGGCCGTGGCCATCGGCGCCGCCATCGCCGCGCTGGGCGCCGGCAGCTTCGGCGGGTTCCTGGCCAGCTTCCTGGTGCTGTTCGCCGTCGTGGGCATGACCAACGGGTCGACCTACCGGATGATCCCGATCATCTACCGGGCCGAGGCCGCCGCGGCGCACTCGGCCGACACCCCCGCCCAGGTGCTCTACCGGGCGCGGCGGGACACCGCCGCCGCCGTCGGCATCATCTCCGCGGTCGGCGCACTGGGGGCGGTGTTCATCCCGCGGATCGTGTCGGAGTCCTACCTCGCCACCGGCAGCGTGGTGACCGCGCTGGGCGCCTTCTGCGGCTTCTACATCGCCTGCGTCGCGGTGACCTGGGCCGTCTACCTGCGCCGCGGCACGCTGATGCAGCAGGCCGGCGTCTGA
- a CDS encoding helix-turn-helix domain-containing protein yields MRELLDARLAEGLALEEAAARFGVSAAHVVRAFTRRHGLPPHRYLTGRRIDLARRLLLEGMPTAEVAGAAGFADQSHLTRPLRRWIATTPAAYARSGIGVRSAVGPTGPPGQPIP; encoded by the coding sequence GTGCGCGAGCTGCTGGACGCCCGGTTGGCCGAGGGGCTGGCGCTGGAGGAGGCGGCAGCCCGGTTCGGCGTCTCCGCGGCCCACGTCGTCCGGGCGTTCACCCGGCGGCACGGGCTGCCACCGCACCGCTACCTGACCGGACGGCGGATCGACCTGGCCCGGCGGCTGCTCCTAGAGGGGATGCCCACCGCCGAGGTGGCCGGCGCAGCCGGGTTCGCCGATCAGTCGCACCTGACCCGGCCCCTCCGCCGGTGGATCGCGACGACCCCGGCGGCCTACGCCCGGTCGGGCATCGGGGTGCGGTCCGCGGTCGGGCCGACCGGGCCCCCCGGGCAGCCGATCCCCTGA